A stretch of the Halorussus lipolyticus genome encodes the following:
- the rtcA gene encoding RNA 3'-terminal phosphate cyclase encodes MTDETLLELDGSAGGGQLLRTALALSMVSQTPFRMENIRGNRPTPGLKPQHLTGVRAAAELCDAEVEGAQPESEELTFRPGAPTGGRVEVEIGTAGSVLLLFDALLPVATELDRPLAVTATGGTDVKWSPTLAHYRGVKLPLARRAGLFATVEDARTGFYPAGGGEATLLLAPSELAPIEAADRGALEGVRISSKASADLADADVAGRQAERSADLLRANLPEEVPVTEQTASSVDTPSTGSAISVALDYAETTAGFDALGEQGKPAEAVGGEVAESAVTFHEGVGAVDAHTADQLVVLLALAGGRVAIPEVTPHVRTNADLVAEFGFPVEIEAGDSGEPAVLTAPRSE; translated from the coding sequence ATGACCGACGAAACTCTCCTCGAACTCGACGGGTCGGCCGGCGGCGGCCAACTCCTGCGGACCGCGCTCGCTCTCTCGATGGTAAGCCAGACGCCCTTCCGGATGGAGAATATCAGGGGAAATCGGCCCACACCGGGTCTCAAACCCCAGCATCTCACCGGGGTCCGCGCCGCCGCGGAACTCTGCGACGCGGAGGTCGAGGGCGCACAACCGGAGTCCGAGGAGCTAACCTTCCGACCGGGCGCACCGACCGGCGGCCGAGTCGAGGTCGAAATCGGGACCGCCGGGAGCGTCCTCTTGCTGTTCGACGCGCTCCTGCCGGTGGCGACCGAACTCGACCGCCCGCTGGCGGTCACCGCGACCGGCGGGACCGACGTGAAGTGGTCGCCGACGCTTGCCCACTACCGAGGAGTCAAACTCCCGCTGGCCCGGCGCGCCGGTCTGTTCGCAACGGTCGAGGACGCCCGGACCGGGTTCTACCCCGCGGGCGGCGGCGAGGCCACCCTCCTGCTCGCGCCCTCGGAGTTGGCACCCATCGAGGCCGCCGACCGGGGGGCGCTGGAAGGGGTTCGAATCTCCTCGAAAGCGTCCGCCGACCTCGCCGACGCCGACGTTGCCGGGAGGCAGGCCGAGCGTTCTGCTGACCTGCTCCGGGCCAATCTGCCAGAGGAGGTCCCCGTCACCGAACAAACGGCCTCGTCGGTCGATACTCCCTCGACCGGTTCCGCGATTTCGGTCGCGCTGGACTACGCCGAGACCACCGCCGGGTTCGACGCGCTCGGCGAGCAGGGCAAACCCGCCGAGGCGGTCGGCGGGGAAGTGGCCGAGTCCGCGGTCACTTTCCACGAGGGCGTCGGCGCAGTGGACGCCCACACCGCCGACCAACTGGTGGTTCTGCTGGCGCTGGCCGGCGGTCGGGTGGCGATTCCGGAGGTCACGCCCCACGTCCGGACCAACGCGGACCTCGTGGCCGAGTTCGGCTTCCCGGTCGAAATCGAGGCCGGCGACTCGGGCGAACCGGCGGTCCTGACCGCGCCGCGGTCGGAGTAG
- a CDS encoding glycerate kinase type-2 family protein, giving the protein MIRNRDELVGSGDGENGDSGSADRIRGLALDCIEEAVSGTRPERVVREAVALGDDDVLSVAGETFDLGDYAEIVVLGGGKAAVGAAVALESVLGERIDRGAVVTDDADGGGALDRIAVREADHPVPSERGVEGARAVLELADSADEDTLVLAVVTGGGSALLPAPAEGVSLADLRRVTADLLDSGADIRDINAVRKHCSALKGGRLAERAGPARVVGLALSDVVGNDLGTIASGPLSPDETTFRDALGVLDRYGIDAPAAVRDRLDRGARGEVSETPKSGHPAFECVSVHVVADGLTALDAAVEVARERGFGASILSSRVRGEAREAAKTLAGVAEEVRASGNPLAPPAVVLSGGETTVTVRRGGSGGPNLEFALSWALDLDAPADAPIALAAVDTDGRDGGTDVAGALVDAGTVGGRIDADTARDALADNDALAPLADAGCAIRTGPTGTNVNDLRVLVVGDEREREA; this is encoded by the coding sequence ATGATACGGAACCGCGACGAACTGGTCGGGAGTGGCGATGGCGAGAACGGCGACAGCGGGAGCGCCGACAGAATCCGAGGCCTCGCGTTGGACTGCATCGAGGAGGCCGTCTCTGGGACCCGCCCCGAGCGCGTCGTCCGTGAGGCAGTCGCACTCGGCGACGACGACGTTCTCTCGGTCGCTGGCGAGACGTTTGACCTCGGCGACTACGCCGAAATCGTCGTCCTCGGCGGCGGGAAGGCGGCGGTCGGCGCGGCAGTCGCGCTCGAATCGGTGCTGGGCGAGCGCATCGACCGCGGCGCGGTCGTGACCGACGACGCTGACGGCGGGGGCGCGCTGGACCGAATCGCGGTCCGGGAGGCCGACCACCCGGTGCCGAGCGAGCGCGGCGTCGAAGGAGCGCGAGCAGTCCTCGAACTCGCTGATTCGGCGGACGAGGACACGCTCGTCCTCGCCGTCGTGACCGGCGGCGGAAGCGCACTCCTGCCAGCGCCCGCCGAGGGCGTCTCGCTTGCTGACCTTCGGAGAGTCACCGCCGACCTGCTGGACAGCGGCGCGGACATCCGGGACATCAACGCGGTCCGCAAGCACTGCTCGGCGCTCAAGGGCGGTAGACTCGCCGAGCGCGCAGGCCCGGCCCGCGTCGTCGGCCTCGCGCTGAGCGACGTGGTGGGCAACGACCTCGGAACCATCGCCAGCGGGCCGCTGTCGCCCGACGAGACGACGTTTCGGGACGCGCTCGGCGTGCTGGACCGCTACGGAATCGACGCCCCCGCGGCGGTCCGCGACCGGTTGGACCGAGGAGCGCGCGGCGAGGTCTCGGAGACGCCGAAATCCGGCCATCCGGCCTTCGAGTGCGTCTCGGTCCACGTCGTCGCCGACGGCCTGACCGCGCTCGACGCCGCTGTCGAAGTCGCTCGGGAGCGGGGTTTCGGGGCCTCGATTCTCTCCTCGCGGGTCCGGGGCGAGGCCCGAGAGGCGGCCAAGACGCTGGCCGGCGTCGCAGAGGAGGTCCGGGCCTCCGGGAACCCACTCGCTCCGCCCGCGGTGGTTCTCTCCGGCGGCGAGACGACGGTGACGGTCCGCAGAGGTGGGTCGGGCGGCCCGAATCTGGAGTTCGCGCTGTCGTGGGCGTTGGACCTCGACGCCCCGGCAGACGCCCCCATCGCACTCGCCGCGGTGGACACCGACGGGCGCGACGGCGGAACCGACGTTGCGGGCGCGCTGGTGGATGCCGGAACGGTCGGCGGGAGAATCGACGCCGATACTGCCCGCGATGCGCTCGCCGACAACGACGCGCTCGCCCCGCTGGCCGACGCCGGGTGCGCGATTCGGACCGGACCGACCGGGACGAACGTCAACGACCTCCGGGTGCTGGTGGTCGGCGACGAGCGCGAACGGGAGGCGTGA